A genome region from Triticum aestivum cultivar Chinese Spring chromosome 2B, IWGSC CS RefSeq v2.1, whole genome shotgun sequence includes the following:
- the LOC123045509 gene encoding NAC domain-containing protein 104 has translation MGGSTNLPPGFHFFPSDEELVIHFLRRKAALLPCRPDIVPTLPQNRYDPWELNGKALQAGNQWYFFSQATQSRTSRNGCWNPIGADEAVSSGGSHVGLKKTLVFSIGEPFQATKTNWVMHEYHLLDGNGGTSSSGSSRKRSHKKKDHPDKECSNWVVCRVFESSYDSQVSFHEEDMELSCLDEVFLSLDDYDEVSLPKN, from the exons ATGGGTGGATCTACTAACCTTCCTCCTGGTTTCCACTTCTTCCCCTCCGACGAAGAACTCGTCATCCATTTCCTCCGCCGCAAGGCGGCTCTCCTCCCATGCCGACCTGACATCGTCCCTACGCTGCCTCAGAATCGCTACGATCCATGGGAGCTGAATG GCAAAGCACTTCAAGCAGGGAACCAGTGGTACTTCTTTAGCCAAGCAACACAGAGTAGGACCTCACGAAATGGGTGCTGGAATCCCATCGGTGCCGATGAGGCAGTAAGTAGTGGCGGTTCTCATGTCGGCCTGAAGAAGACACTCGTCTTCTCCATTGGGGAGCCCTTTCAGGCGACCAAAACCAACTGGGTTATGCATGAGTACCACTTACTTGACGGGAATGGGGGTACCAGCAGTTCAGGTAGTTCACGCAAGCGGTCTCACAAGAAGAAAGACCACCCAGACAAA GAATGCAGCAATTGGGTGGTGTGTCGGGTGTTCGAGTCGAGCTACGATTCGCAAGTGAGCTTCCACGAGGAGGACATGGAGCTTTCATGCTTAGACGAGGTGTTCCTATCCCTAGATGACTATGATGAAGTCAGTTTGCCGAAGAATTAG